In the genome of Oncorhynchus nerka isolate Pitt River linkage group LG27, Oner_Uvic_2.0, whole genome shotgun sequence, the window TGCAGTGCATGGTTAATAAAACAACTTTGAATAAAGCCTTTATCAATGGACTTGATCAACTTGATGGCGAAACAATATCAAGGGGCCTGCAGGTGCCTGTAGCTTGGCTTCTCGCGCGGGAGATTAGCGTGCTAGTGGATGAGGCCGCTACGACATGTTGGTGCGCGAGCTAACAAGAATAACATAATTACCGGTGATGCAGGCATTGACTGCCGTCGGTTTCTGCGCTGTTACCACGTAATTATAAGACATGACGTTCAAAGACAGAATAAGAACACCAGCGAAATCGTATCAGTTCTTCACAAGTGTTGAAACCATGGatataaataattttaaaaaacaagcgGAAATGTATTGCTAAAAACACGAGATATATTTACTTTCACAGCGCCCCATGTGGCTCGGAATTCGATTAGTCGTTGTTGGTGCATGTGTTTTTATAATATGGTGCATTGTCCATCTGCATTggacagaagaggagagtgtCATAACTTATATTATTTGGCTTACCCCTCTGTAATAGGACGTTTTTTCACATGAAATACTGTGTGTTGCGATGCTTTTGCTCATCAGTGTTTTAAATTGTCAACCTCCGCAGCAGAGCGCCAAGTGACTGATGAAGAGGACTAGAGATCTTTCAGAGCCATGGCATTGTTGCTCACGGTTGATCAAGCAAAATGCCCTTTTAAGAAACACTTGATCTACTTACTGTATCAATCAAAATCGATAATGGTCAAAATGgcaggtgttcttcggcttgtattactgtgtgtgtgtgtgcgcatatgcATGCGTTAGGTTAGCATTGGACTGACACCAGAGACGGTAGAGAAAGCGAGACACCTCCCTCCTTCATTTGTTTCAGGACGGGGCCACTCTGGTCTACTTATTGCCCCTGCCCCGCGGTTGGGGTGCCACAGAAACAATATATTTCTAGTAAGGGCGTATGGGGAAAACAGGGAGGGGACAATAAGTAGACCAGAGCCATTGGCCTCACGCAGGAAAGCATGCTGACGCGAGAGAGGGAACGCCCACTTAGACAGGAACCCTGACTATTTTTTCCAATGGTAAACTGCCTGAGTAAGACATCTTGGTCTATCCACCATCCTTGCTGACACCTTCATAAACACAGGGCTTGCAGTGACATCACTGCTGTCAAAAACACTGGCCTGTGGGCTGTAGGCTAAAGACTCAATCCCTGATTAATCCCAGGTATAAGAATAGATCCCTGTCTGTGGCTCCATGAAATCAAGCATGCATATGGTGTATTGGAGTGTATATTTACTGTCGAGCACTATTTATGGGGTGGGTTAGGAGAGATGTGGTGATAAATTGACTGACACATCCAGTTTTACCTTCAGTAATATATAGACTCTACCGTAGGTCTTTAGTCCCCTATTCTGAGACATACTGTATCTGCACAGCGTACATTCTGTTCACCCAAATTGTTTTTGGAGATTTTGCATGCAACTGTCTAACGGTTTGTCTTTTTCTATGTGTAAATCCAGTGTGTTTAGGCCAATGCAATGACCTCATAGGGTCGTAACAAAAAAAGAAACCTCATTCACAATGCTTAGAGCTTGTGACGTCAATTGATGTGTCACATAAATGTGTGCTTATGCTGAGTGCATGTGATATAGGATTAACATTGGAAGTATTTACTGGAAGGAATACTGAGCACAtacagggtgtatcagtgtatgcACTGTCTGGGTtttgtttaatacatttgtacAAAAAGCAGGGGGGAAAAGTAAGCATTTTAAACACATAAAACATTAGTTTTTCTTTCCAGTCATCTTCACACACAAAATCTGGCACACAAACTCTCAAATCAtcctacaaaacaacaaagttaATAATTACATTGATAGCTAAATAACACAGACAAACGCAGTCACAAGGTTACAAAGTGTGAAAAAAAGATATAACTTGTTGTGTCAATGTCACATCAAACTAGGAGTTCTCAAATTTCAGCATCACAGTCATCTTGGTATAACATTCTGTCCATTAATCAAGGCCCTTAACCAGTTTGCCTCTTACAGTACATCTGGCTTGCCCTGCAAAGTGGCTTGCTGTATCCAAGCAGAATCTCATTTTTCACCCTTCTTGTTAAAGTTTACCCACGTCTTCCCTCCGTATAAGCCCATGCCTGTGCACTGTAGCGTCTATTTCAGTTCTGCACGTAGCAGTGTCTCTGTGTCCGGGGGGAAATGGAGGGGTCAATTTAGGATCTGTCCTTTCCAGTTTAATCTCCACAAACTGCTCTTTGCTCACTGGCGGGCCCTGGCATTGGCAAAGGCGTCTCTGAGCCAAGGCGAGTCTTCATAGAGCCGAGGGTCACCCAGGTACTCTGTGGTGCGCTTGTAGAAGTAGTAGTACAACACGGAcgctgcacacaaacacacatcaccaATGAAAGACTGAAGTCATTTGGTTTTGAAACAGAAAAGACAACAACTATTGCGTTTCAGGCCTAAAAGGTTTCCTAAAATGTGTTTCAGTAAGTGTGTGACCAAAGACAGCCTCACCTATTCTTTGGAAGACAAAAAGCACTTGGAGACCATCTGTCCACACATAGCGGTTTGATTTTAGCCAGCGTAGATTCTGCAGAGATAGACACAACCCAATGCATCATTCAGTTTGAGGGATAGCATTCTTTCACAAAGACATATAATAAACCATAAATTGATAGTAAATGATAATACATATGTAATAAACAATTCTGAGGCCTACAGAAAACTTGAAATTCCATATCCACAAAGTAAAATAAATCTCACATATCAGGTTAGTGGCAAATATAATTTCCCCCTGTGGATTAATAAAGTATACTCTCATCTTATTTGTGGCTAGGAGTGAATCCACTTGTGACAAAAGCTCAGTCATAGTTGGTTCCCAGGGAGCTTCCTGAACATCACAGCTCAGGCTAAATCCCCCAATTGCCTGTAAGAAAGATCCGTTCCTCTACAGTACTTCTCTCAAACCTCAAATTCACTGAATGTTGATCACCAGTCTATGAACAGATCCCATACCTTCACACGTGCACatttctataataactacaaATCACAACTATCCCCATGAAAATACacaagacacacactcacacacgcaggcttcacacatacagttgaagtttaaatacaccttagccaaatacatttaagctcagtctttcacaattcctgacatttaatcctagtaaaaacttcctgttttaggtcagttaggatcaccactttatttgaagaatgtgaaatgtcagaataatagagagaattatttatttcagatttaatttctttcatcacattcccagtgggtcagaagattacatacactcaattagtatttagtagcattgcctttaaatggtttaacttgggtcaataagttaggtgaattttggcccattcctcctgacagagctggtgtaaccgagtcaggtttgtaggcctccttgctcgcactctttttcagttctgcccacaaatgttccatgggattgaggtcagggctttgtgatggccactccaatatgcttggagtcattgtccatttggaagacccatttgcgaccaagcttgaacttcctgactgatgtcttgagatgttgcttcaataaatccacatatttttcctacctcatgatgccatctattttgtgaagtcctccagtccctcctgcagcaaagcacccccacaacatgatgctgccacccccgtgcttcacggttgggatagtgttcttcggcttgcaagcctccccatttttccttcaaacataatgatggtcattatggacaaacagttctagttttgtttcatcagaccagaggacatttctccaaaaagtacaatctttgtccccatgtgcagttgcaaaccttaccTTGGTTTTTtattggcggttttggagcagcggttttggagcagtggcttcttccttgctgagcggcctttcaggttatgtcgatataggacttgttttaccgtggttacagatacttttgtaccggtttcctccagcatcttcacaaggtcctttgctgttgttctgtgattgatttgcacttttcgcaccaaagtacgttcatctctaggagacagaacgcgtctccttcctgagtggtataacggctgagtggtcccatggtgtttatacttgcgtactattgtttgtacagatgagcgcggtaccttcaggcatttgtaaattgctcccaaggatgaaccagacttacggaggtctacaattttcttctgagatcttggctgatatcttttgattttcccatgatgtcaagcaaagaggctctgagtttgaaggtaggccttgaaatacatccacaggtacacctccaattgactcaaattatgtcaattaccctatcagaagcttctaaagccatgacataattttctggaattgtccaagctgttaaaaggcacagtcaattagtgtatgtaaacttctgacccaatggaattgtgatacagtgagttataagtgaaataatctgtctgtaaacaattgttggaaaaattacttaggacatctactttgtgcatgacacaactgacatgccaaaactatagtttgttaacaagaaatttgtgtagtggttgaaaaatgagttttaatgactgcaacctaagggtatgtaaacttccgacttcaactgtacatacatatctatctgtacatacatacacacacacacacacatatatatatatatacatatatacacatatatatatatatatatgtatatatatatatatatatatatatatatatatatatacatatatatatatatatgtgtatatatatatatatacatgtatatatatatatatatatatatatatatatatatatatatatatatatatatatacatgtatatatatatatatatatatatatatatatatatatatatatatatatatatatatatatatatgtatatatatatatacatatatatatatacatatatacatatatatatatatatatatatatatatatatacatatatatatatatacatatatatatatatgtatatatatatatatgtatatatatatatatatatatatatatatatatatatatatatatatatatatatatatatatacatatatatatatatgtatatatatatatatatgtatatatatatatatatatatatatatatatacacacatatacagtggggccaaaaaagtatttagtcagccaccaattgtgcaagttctcccacttaaaaagatgagagaggcctgtaattttcatcataggtacacttcaactatgacagacaaaatgagggaaaaaaatccagaaaatcacattgtaggattttttatgaatttatttgcaaattctggtggaaaataggtatttggtcaataacaaaagtttctcaatactttgttatataccctttgttggcaatgtatatatatacatacatacatatatatacacacacatatatatgtatatgtgtgtgtatgtatatatatatacacaatgtgtgtgtatatatatatatatatatcacacatacatacatacacacacacacacctatgtatatatatacacacatacatatgtgcgtgtatatatatgtatgtatatatatgtgtgtataaatatacatgtatatatatatatatatacacacatacatatatatatacacacacacatatatatgtatgtgtgtgtatgtatatatatacacaatgtgtgtatgtgtgtatatatatatatatacacatatgtgtatatgtatatatatatatattatgtatgtatagataggtgtgtatagatatatatatatatatatatatatatatacacacatacatatgtgtgtgtatatatatgtgtataaatatacatgtatatatatacacacatacatatatatgtatatgtgtgtgtatgtatatatatatatatacaatgtgtgcaacacacatacatacatacataaatatacacacacatctatatatatatatatatatatatacacacacatacatacatacatacatacacacacacatatatataaatatacacacatacacacatatatctatatacacacacatctatatatatatatatgtgtgtgtatatatgtgtatatatgtatgtatgtatgtatatatatatatatatatgtgtgtgtgtatttgtatgtatgtatagatgtgtatatatgtatgtgtgtgtgtgtatatatgtatgtatgtatgtatgtatgtatgtatatttatatgtatgtagacatacatacacatctatatatatatatatatatatatatatatatatataaatacatatatatataaatacatatacacacacacacacacatttatatacatacatacacacacacagtttgtggGACACGCTGTATACTGTAAAATTCTACTGCACAACAGACCACACATCATTTAATTTAATCCAATCCAATTTTTACCTAAATTATTCATACTCATTTATATGTTAGTATTAAACATAAGATTTATCTGTAAAATAAATAATGAGACATTATTTGGTTACAACACTGAAGAAGATTTTGATGAAGGACCATTTTTAAAGAGTCTACAGGAGGGCACACCGGGATACGCAATGATAAGTTGACAGGCAAGTCGTTTTGTTTTTGACTGGAAGGCTAGCCAACTATCTAGTAAACACCTCGGGTAGGAGGTTGGTGTCTCTTTTTGATGAAAATTAAAATGGTTATATCTTGTAATTGAACAAAATACTAAGGTGGCCAATAACTGGGGACCATATGCTGATAATACGGGACATATTATTTTTGCTAAACCGCTTATCAAAAAGCTGATGGTAGTAGTATTTCCACTGAAATGTCTAACATGCTAATTGCTAACCCGTTAGTTAACATTTTTACGACACCAATAATCACAAAACATTGATGGCTTGATCACAGCTAgcacataagcatttcgctgcacctttCATACCTGTTGTAAACTGTGCATGTGATGAATAAACTTAGATTttaattgacacacacacacacacacacacacacacacacacacacacacacacacacacacacagcgtaccATGATCCAGGAGTGTAGGGAGATGCTGAGGGTCAGGTAGAgggcagagagcagcagcagggcCCTGAAGCGCTCCAGCAGCAAGGACACCAGGCCCACCTGGAACACGTAGGTGTTGAACAGCATCAGCAGAATGATGATCAGGTTAAACAGGATGGCTATGTCCtggatactgagagagagagagagagagaagcttccATTTAGTTACGAATGAAGACACACAATTGGACACACGAACACACTGTGCTCAGGGACCAGAGTTGAGAAACACTGCTTTTTACATTGTGTCAATCCCCTTTTTCTCCCACCCTTAAATAATTAATTTACATCAGTCTACCCCCTGGCTCTTCCATCCTTCCCCGCGTCTTACATGAAGAGCACCAGCTGGACAACGGGCGCTGCCCTCAGCAGCTCGCTGAAGGAGTTGACGAACAGGTCAAAGGTCAACAGGCTCAGCTGGATCAGCAGCACCAGGGAGTAGTTGTTGGTCTGCAGCATCTCCGGGCCGAAGGCTGGACGCCCGGGCGGTGTGCGGCTCCAAGGAGGATCCAAGGtggcgcacactcacacacacgcagacagggAAACATACACACTAACTATACAGACACAGGTGCACACATGCAGAGGTGCCAGCCGCCGTCTTGAGCTTCTGCACGGCAGCTTGCTGTGTCCAATATATATGTGTTTACGTAGAGCAGATGCAGGTGCAGTGCGTTTGTTGTTCCTAATTAAGGACTATTCCACTGACTGAGGAGCTCTATGGTTTGCTATCAGCCAGAGACATTGGAAGAGCTCTCTGAAAATGCCACTGTTAGCTATTAGCATGTTGAAAGTGGAGAAGGTCCTCTTTCCAGCCCTAAAGAATAGTTCCAGCCCACAGTAAAATCGTTGTAGCACACAGTTCCTTATGGCATGGTGTTAGCTTTGAACACCTACAGGCAAAGGTGACAGTCGCTTTCCAATAGGGTGTTCCTACCCGCATCACCTTTCTACTGGCTCTAAATCCATTCCACAGCTATATTCAACAGAGACTCTGTAGTAGGGAAAAACAGAGTAAGCAGAGAATAAACAATATACAGTGGTAAAAATACATCTGTAATAACTGTTTCCCAAACATAAATACATGTActgtacacacgcacgcacataatGGGTTACTCAAATTGCTTGATATGACTCTGTTGCATGAACATCCAGTACAGTATCACTGAGTGGTCCAATCTTACACATCTTAATGAGTCTGTTTTTGAATTTCCCAAAATATGAATACCCTAAACTTGTCTAAATGTGACATGACATGTGTGGATGTAGAGCTATAAGGCCGTGTCTAGACTTGACAATTCATGCAGCCTTAGTATC includes:
- the LOC115112055 gene encoding transmembrane protein 138, whose translation is MLQTNNYSLVLLIQLSLLTFDLFVNSFSELLRAAPVVQLVLFIIQDIAILFNLIIILLMLFNTYVFQVGLVSLLLERFRALLLLSALYLTLSISLHSWIMNLRWLKSNRYVWTDGLQVLFVFQRIASVLYYYFYKRTTEYLGDPRLYEDSPWLRDAFANARARQ